The Maniola jurtina chromosome 25, ilManJurt1.1, whole genome shotgun sequence genomic sequence GCTACCACTTAGAATACCGCCATCTATGGTCAAGTAGGGGAATTAACTGGACAATCGAATCTAGTGTGACTATAGCTCGTAAGTACGTTCTTCCGCTAAagcaaaataaatcttatttctAGAACGTCAGGGTTTGTTTCCAAATCTGTGACGTAGGCTAGTTTTGACTAAACTTAAAACGACAAATCAAACGGTTTGTTTCTTTGTAGTGCAATATATGTTTATCGGTATATTTGTATGAGTTTGGCGACAGCGGTTCCTATAGTAATTTTGGTGCATTGCACTTCCACTGTTTTTTCTGTTCCGTGTTGTCAACCATATTTTTGGGACTGATCCATATTTTTGTTGGGTTACTGGATTAGCGATTTTTTTCTAGTTAGCAAATGttctaattattaattattgatataatatctattctaaaaatacataaaacgtTTATAACCCAAACATACATAAAAGGAAATCAAATTATGTATTGACTCGatgagtaatttttattttaaaagaaatgttTCGAAACCGAAACAATGAAATAAATCTAGAAAGGCTTTGTTcgatgtacctatttatattgaATTGGTCCTCAATTAATTGAAATTCAAATCTGAtactaaaaaaattggtgcCAAATTGAGAAGCACATTTTTTTGGTCCAAAATCATTGAGAAGCTCATTTTTTGGTCCAAAATCATTGAGAAGCTCATTTTTTTGGTCCAATATGGTTTTTTCAGTACCtgaattagatttttataacaatttatttttcaaaattatagtGTCAAGTGTCAACCCTACACAAAGAGTACATTACAACCACTGCCCTTGTAGCGTACTTTCACAAGTATGATTTAGTGTTTTACTTTTTCCTCCTATAAAGCCATAGGGAGCAATTGTAGAAAACCTTATacttaatatgtatttatggTAAAATAAGGGCCTAGGGAGACCGCATACGCCTGCGAGATACATTTTGCATTGCTGAAAATGAAAATGCAATTCAGTAGCATCAGGGGCGCTGTAAAAATGCTGTTCAAACTGTTTGAGGAAATCAAAAGTTATAGTTCCAAATCCCCTGGCAGTACAGTTGACAATACTGCAGGCAATCCGTCGACTAAAGaaaaagtatatacctactagactAGCTGAGAGTTGAGACTCATGGAGTGTTCCCGAAGTGAAAGTAGTCTCGAAATGAACTCCAACTTGTCCTCCAACCAATCTGCTCATAGTCCAAGGACTGATCGCATGATAAAGCAACCCACCAAAAAaacccagccaagtgcgagtcaaacgcgcgcaccgagggttcctaggtactcgggtattttttttgacattttgcacgataaatcaaaaactattatgcataaaaataaataaaaatctgtttcagaatgtacaggtaaaaccctttcatatgataccccacttggtatagttatcttactttgaaaatgtaaaaacatttttttaaatgatgtaaccacaaatgcatggttttcagattgattcctttacatgtgcctacctacctacctgccaaatttcatgattctaggtcaacggaaagtacccaataggttttcttgacagacacgacggacggacggacagacagacaacaaagtttttttttttaaattatatagactagcgcttgcctgcaatcagactcgctagcaagtgatgatgcagcctaagatggagcgcgcttacctagaagttgcctatttactcttgacttgaaagtaaccatataggtggaagggaaaattgatgccggaagggcgttccacatcctGAGTGAtccgtgatcctataagggttccgtttttccttctgaggtacggactacggaaccctaaaaaatgtagTGTGGCAGGTGTATTGAGCTGTGTGTCGCGTTGCAGACGTGCGGCATCTGCACGATGTTCCCGTCGTGCATGTCGCTGCTGCCGCGACGCAACgagccgcgcccgccgcgcccgggGCAGGCGCCCGTCGTGCTCAACGTGTACGACATGTACTGGACCAACTGGTGAGTTACCTTACTCTTGAAGCAGGTGTAGTCCAGCATATTGAAGCCTCAATGATCAAGCAACGGATTGAATACTGAAGATTATTGACGGTTACTTTAAACttcacctgttgcactattgtcgtacctactcctttgttttttgtaatgaaAATCCACACCACCACAATGGTTTTGTCGGACTGCTACGGGCTAAAAACCTCTCGAAGTTCCCACCGCTAACGACGGAGCTTAAGGAACTGACATctcctcgttactccgccaacGATGTCCCACCAGTAGGCCCACCACTAGGACACTTCGTGTCCACAAGGACTGTTAGAGGCATGCCAGAAAAACACCTGGCCAACTAACTCGAGAGGACCATACTGTGAGCGATGGACCGCTCGGTGTTTCCACAGGTCCTCTTGAAGGCCTGGGCTCGCGGGGAAAGCGATTCCCTCTCCATCTTCCCCATCCTCAATATCTCCGGCGAGCAATCTAGTCTCATACCTAGgccatgggtgcgtctactgcgccctctgctcggGCTCAGAGGAAACCCATATCTTGCCAGATCCATTAATtatggctaacaatatcccatgaacAGAAGTTGTTAACCATCTACTATTATCACTTTCATACTTACCGCGatctactatttaaaaaaaaaaactgttttagaatgttaatgattcttggtcaacgggaagtaccctataggttttcttgacagacacgacggacagacagacaacaaagtgatcgtataagggttccgtttttccttttgaggtacggaaccctaaaaacagcttAAATCAACTGTGTACCATAAATGATGGTGATTGTCGTCAGGTATACAGCGGGTGCGGGTGTGGGAGTGTTCCACAGCGGAGTACAAGTGCACAGCTCGGAGTGGGCGTACGGCGGGCACCCCTACGCGTTCACGGGCGTCTTCGAGATCACGCCGCGAGACGAGCGGGAGCTGGGCGAACAGTTTCGATTCAGGTGTGTAGAGTGGcatgtcaatcaatcaatcagcctgtttgcatccactgctggacataggcctacaTATAATGCATACATAATTTCGAATAATTCTCTGCGACTTAGTACTATCCAActctagcttctcctttcagcaaaaagcagtttctagaatatgtctgcaaaatttcatggactttggttgcttaatattcaaatgaaattggaactacgtttgtatggaacgagtgacggagggacccCTCTTAAGACTTTGGTCTTTAGGCTTAAGCATGTGACGACAACTATCTAGTTGTCACATACTGTCGATAGGTTAGGGTTTAGTATGTATGTCGGTATGTGATATAAGTAGTCTTCATAagtatgatataatattttgtattgacAGGCAAAGCGTGCACATAGGCTACACAAGCTTCAGCGAAGAGGAAGTGAGACGGCTGGTCACAGAGCTGGGCAAACAGTTCCGCGGTGACAGGTAATCCCCAATAtagcttatttttttaacactttTATATTAACTCGCTTGTTTGTCGGCGCAAATTTTGCAATCGGTTTTAAACTAACTTCTTTTGGTTCATTGAGAAGTTAGTTTACAATCGCCTTGAAATTTCAAAccatccaatccaatccaatacAATGGCAATGCGAATTTACTCGCCTTGTCTCTCTGAACAGACGAACGAACAAGCAACCTAGCAAATAGTTTGTTTCTTTGTTCGTCTGTTCACTACAAATTTTACTGTCGATTTTAAACTAGCGTTCCAAGGAGCCTAGAAACTTAAAATATTAAGCAAAGATGGATGGCAACGCTATATTAATTCGCTTTTTAATTTGTTCGAGTACGCTTACATGACGCTAACTGCCGCTAacagcgccaaaatggcaaaaatcaaattgcttcaaaaacatGAGCAATAACAAGTCCAATGAACTTATCTATGGAATGAATTGTCTATTTTCCAGGTACCACCTCATGAACAATAATTGTAATCATTTCACGTCCGCCTTTTgtttggtaagtacctatttagtagGGCTACTATTatattacgcgacaggttgagatggcaatcgaggtatgaggcgaggTCACCCGCATCGGTATAGCCCTCGCGCTAatccgctgcgggtgagcgcgggtgacgtgccaTGTGCATGTCGACCTGTTGCTTTCTATATGTGTTTGACAaacgtatatttttaacccccgacccaaaaagaggggtgttataagtttgacgtgtgtatctgtgtatctgtgtgtctgtgtatctgtctgtggcatcgtagcgcctaaacgaatgaaccgattttaatttactttttttttttgtttgaaaggtgggcttgatcgagagttcttagctataatccaaaaaaattggttcagccgtttaagagttatcagctcttttctagttttcttgtagaaaagaaggttagataaccgttaggttcataatattatgtcaatagacaaatgtcaagctgtcaagatggacgttgcctagatacataattatttatttgaaaatgatgttttggaactcagatactttggatcgtaggcgcggaatagcccaagaaaatcggttcagccatttgaaagttatcaggtctttgatagttactgtaaccttcacttgtcgggggtgttataattttttaatttacacttgttatatattcATCTGAACTATTTAGTCtaggtaatcacactaatattataaaggtgaaagtttgtatgtgtgtatgtgtgtgtgagtgtgtgtgtacgtttgttactccttcacgcaaaaactactggacggatttggctgaaatttgaaatggagatagataatatccaggattagcacataggctactttttatcccggaaaatcgaagagttcccacgggatttcaaaaaacttaaatccacgcggacgacgtcgcgggcatcatctagttaaaaataaaataaacaaaatcagcgctgcagtagtccAATAttgcagcattatgctgaggcaGAGCTTTAAGTTCACAcacaaaatatttgtattatctatctatctaactatTTATCAACATTTATCTAAttattttctatctatctatgtattttctagttttaagtttagtagttattttgtattattaacatcaattgtatttttattctttattgtgattttgttgagctaaataaacttttatttagttattttatttaaattcactTCTATACAATAGTGATGATgactatttcaaaaataaattatttcttattaaatAGATTATATTCCAAAATGCGTTAAATCCACATTCGATGCTAGTTTTAAGTAtgctattttaaattatatgtagatttaactaaaaaagtacgtcaaattacgtcaaacattatgacgtcacatctgtgtatttcctacaagctcccttactaagcaagcgttttgacgtttgataaaaagttgctgatttgactagtagtcatcattcCTATTGTGTTAAAGAGAGCAAAGCACCCTATGTTAGCTCGACTCTGTGAAGAaggttatatttttgtttttcaggcGCTATGCGACCGGGACATCCCCGCGTGGGTCAATCGGCTCGCGTACGTCAGTTCCTGTGTACCTTTCCTACAGCGCTGCTTGCCTAAGTGAGTACAGATTACTACAGAGTACAGATTACCGACACGTCCATTGTGGAGTGGAGTctatttttaatcgacttccacaaaaggaggaggttctcaattcgtcggaatctttttttttaattttttttgtatgttccccgattactcgaagacccctggaccagtttggattttttttttgtttgaaagggtatactgtgcaggtggtcccatacaaatttggtgaagatctgatgaatatcttcggagatggagaacagaactcctcaatggataagagcaaatttctcgcgatcagtgt encodes the following:
- the LOC123877991 gene encoding deubiquitinase DESI2 isoform X2, translated to MFPSCMSLLPRRNEPRPPRPGQAPVVLNVYDMYWTNWYTAGAGVGVFHSGVQVHSSEWAYGGHPYAFTGVFEITPRDERELGEQFRFRQSVHIGYTSFSEEEVRRLVTELGKQFRGDRYHLMNNNCNHFTSAFCLALCDRDIPAWVNRLAYVSSCVPFLQRCLPKEWLTPAALQHSLAAHSRSSSPATPSTPQ
- the LOC123877991 gene encoding deubiquitinase DESI2 isoform X1 — its product is MKKCDACRNRCDRGAPDRPGDDRDPLLNTPAILQEEPHDLPNLTCGICTMFPSCMSLLPRRNEPRPPRPGQAPVVLNVYDMYWTNWYTAGAGVGVFHSGVQVHSSEWAYGGHPYAFTGVFEITPRDERELGEQFRFRQSVHIGYTSFSEEEVRRLVTELGKQFRGDRYHLMNNNCNHFTSAFCLALCDRDIPAWVNRLAYVSSCVPFLQRCLPKEWLTPAALQHSLAAHSRSSSPATPSTPQ